Within the Platichthys flesus chromosome 16, fPlaFle2.1, whole genome shotgun sequence genome, the region TGCCTCCTGCAGGCCATAGAGCCTCCCATTGACCAGGTACACTCCACTGGTCCAGACTATGCAACATTCGTGGACCCACAGCTCCTCCGGGTCCAGGGGCATCTGAGGGAGCTGGGCGAGCTGTGCCAACGGTCCCAGGGAGTCCAGGGCCGGCGGAGGGGGCTGGAAGGGCAGAGACGCCTTGCTGTTGGACGGCACCATCCTGGGAGAGTCCTCGCTGGATTTGTGCCTCCTCTTGAAGCGGGGGTGCGAGGTCAGCTTTCTGTGTTGAGGTCGCTGCAGAGCTTCGTCGGGCGGCGGCTGCAGCTGTTTCTGCACCTGCTGCGGGTCGGTCTCAAGGTCCAGCTCTCTCTTGAGCTGGGGAATAGGTCGGGTATCTGGATTCATGTCCCAGGTTAGAAATTTTGTTTtactggttgtggtggtggtggtagcggaggagtaggaggaggaggaagaggaggagcaggagtaggAGGAGGCGGCGTTACTGAGCTTTCCAGCCACGTGCATCATCATGTCCTCTCTTCCAGCAGGGGAGGCAGTTCTGACTGGAGTGCTGAGGGACGCTGGGTTCGAGTCGAGGCTGATGGTGTAGTCGCTCTCAGTTACAGGCTTGGGAAACTGAGCCTCTGGTGTTTGTGAGTCTTGGATCGTGCTCAGATAATTTGAGCTCATGTCTGGATTTgctcctgttttgtttgtgcctGTGGTGGCTTGACCCTGTCTGACCTGAGGCTGGTTCTTAGGGAGCTTTGCAGCGTACTCAGCCCGGTAGAAAGGCCCGTAGAGATCTCCGAGGTGTTTGTAATTTGCCCATTTCTGACACAGGCAACAGAGCAGGCGTCCGGAGTGATCGGTCTCTGTCATCACGGGGCCTGAAACAACAAAGCCAGAAGGAGGAAGGGCTTTTCCTGACTGAAGTGTCGTTTCCTCCTCGTCTGACGACCTTCTCTCAGATTCTTTGTCTCTCTTAGATACATGGGAGGACAGAGCTGAGGTCAGGAGACAATCAAGTCCACTGCCGCCTGCTTTCCCTGCGGCAGCACTTCGCTCCcctttcatcttctcctcctcagcattAACGATGGTGCACACCGCCCCAATCTCTGGAACTTTATTCTCCACGTGTATGTGTGGAGCAAACGGGCCTTTTCTGTTTGAATCTGTGAAGGCTCTGCCCCCTCCTGCCCCTGAAGGTGTATCCGGGTCATCTTTGGCCACTGATGGTGCCGCCGCTgccccccctcttctcctcctcctctgtctccctcttgcTTCCAGGGGCCCGTCTTCGTCTTTGACGCCTCGGCGTCTCCGTCTCACAGGTTTGACCTcagtctctggctgtgtgtccTCACTCTCCACATCCACTTTCACTACCTGGGTTAAAACTGGGGGGTCGAGTGGGGGGGTGATTTTATCATCTGACAGCGGATGCTCTGCAGGGGCTGGTGTGCTGCTGGGACTCAGCTCTGTCTGTGGAGCTGAAGCAGCACCTGTAGAAGGAGTGGGGGAGGATGGAGCAGTACTCAGTGCTGTGTTCGGTGTCTGGCCTTGAGATTGGCCCTGGGTCGGGAGTCCGGCCTGGTTCTGGGCCCGTTTCTGTTTGTTCACACTCCCTACGGGCCGGCCCTTCTTTTTGCCAGATGGGAAATAGCCTTTGGGCACAAGACTATCCGAGTTCTTAGAATCTGGAGACAGACTGGACCTCCCAGAGGACATCTGATGTCTGCTCAGCATATGTCCTTGACCCTGGCTGTGATGGGGCGGGGTGGTTCCGTAGTAGTCACTTCCAGGATAATCATCGAATCCCATGCCAGATTCTTGAAGTTTCTGTCGGAGAAGATTAGCCGCAGATTGCTCTCCTCGTCTTGTCTCGAGCTCCTGGTAAGTGTTGGTGAAATGCTGAATATCTGATAGGGCTGAGGAGGACGGAGGTGGCGAACCCTGGActggacgaggaagaggaggaggagggggcaaAGGTCCGAGCAAGGCATAGTCCTCCTTGTCATCAGATGCTGAGGCCACAGAAGACCCCAATCCAAAGTCAAAGTCTTGTTGTTTGAGGGCCTGGGATGTCTGAAGGGGATCACATGGATAAGCAGATGGAGGTAAAGGTCCGGTCTCATCAACTCCTCTGAAGGGATTAATGTTGTTTAATGAGTGACTGTCATCCATGTAACTATCATTCCCTCCTGTGACTCTGGGGAAGTGTACTAGGTCTTGGTCCTGTGAATCATTGAATGCATCTGAGTGAGAGAATCCTGGGTAATGATTCGACTCATCCTCAACATGGCCGCCTGGCTTTTTAATATTTGGTGTGATTTTCTGCACGATTGCCTCTAGTTTCAAACCCCTTCCTTTCTTGGGAGGCAAAACCTTGGTATTAGCACTTGATGGAGATTGGGGCTGTGAGTACGTGTTCTCTCCGGACATGGGCGATGACAGCCTGGGACACGGGATATCTGAACCGGTGGAGTCCTCTTCATTGTGGTGGCTTGACTCAGAGTGAGCCCCAGGGGAGTGATGTGAATTTGTGGCAGCTCTCTGCTGGGTCACATCCTGGAGCTGCCTCTTGGCGGGAATTGGAGAGATAAAAGAACGAACCCTCCTCCTCAATATCAGTGGATTCGTGTCTCCGGAACCACCAGCTTTAGACTGACGCACCTTCGGGGGCCCGGAGTTCATGTCGGCAGGTGGCTTAGCAGGGttggatggaggaggggggccGGGGTGCTTGGCTTCCCCTGTGGCTCCTCTGGGGACCTCGGGCTCAGCAGCATTTTGGCCATGTATCATCTGTGGGGGAGCAGGGCCATGTGAGGCTactggaggagggggagggggcggCTGTGTTCTGTAGAAGgcctctccctccatcatcctcgGGCCTTCTCTTCCAGGGTGCGCCGACTCCCACATTTTCATATCAAAGTAGGCGCCTTGATGATGCAGCGAAGTTTTGGCTGCGTGTTGTTCACCAGGCATGTCAGTTTGAGGGAtcatcctctgtctctgctctgattggccgaccTTGTGTCTTCCTGGGGAGGAACCAGGCTGCATCATCAACTCCTTGGATGACCTGTTCATGGCTTTCACCCAGTCACTCATCTCATGCGGGTGATGAGGGAGACGAGGGTGAGGATACATTTGAAGCTTATTTGTGGACTGAGCCTGGTGGGCTAAGTTGTGGTACGGATGGTGGGAGGGGAAATGGGGATTGCCGCGGGGCATCGTATTGCCTTCTCTCGTTTCCCCATATCTATAACCAGGAAAACTGCTGCCGCTGCCAGCTGATAAATCAACACTGTGAAGATAGGACTGATGCCTTGAGGGTGACGCTAAAGGATTAGTGCCCATGGGGTGAGAAGGCACGGGGGACATGTCCACATTACCACGCCTATAGGGGTCAGCATTCATGACCACAGATGAATGGACAGACTTGGGATGATACTCCATATCTGCCTCGTTTGCTCCACCTCTGCCATGACGATCAGTTTGTAAATTTACAATGTCTGGACCAGGGTCTTTTGATATTGTTTCCATTTTCATCACTTGTTTCTCTCCCGTGTCTCTTTTACTCAGATCaggggctgctgctggagaggaaaATGGCTGTTGGATCACAGAGGCTCCAATctgacttttctctctctctcggtca harbors:
- the tcf20 gene encoding transcription factor 20 isoform X2, which translates into the protein MQNFPNSPAPTSLPHGFSGRGGGGPPYPPQPAEPQISPRMTDEYAGMQQQSLLRGHHHPSQASHMLAYSARNRAAVEQPPTQGNIHSGNSTNPYRKDAMDYYFSMGGKERQRRGGIGYGAGFGYPNIEGHVPHQYRHAGSGSAPSSGLMSPYPVEYGSSAGSGGGAGPGAFSPTQQYNMNQNPAMQSVSVSQMQHRQHGQTFPAVHHGQQHRSYPLSGHRMTPQYAHYSPQSGASRGSSGMYSPPPQRYLDGAASTGFDPKVNSSPSVNPTSNSVSSSVAANNVGPMENVQQSYHASSYPGYSPQTHSLHKQSTLQHRNSQHNLGVGYDNSLKMQHQGLSPGSVYAKQPSNPSIPQAASQEIAKSPMHPNAQQTQINQNFSPISNPSPAASAVHSPSCSSSPSPLMGVSEAHGNPSGHGPSQPPPSNPRSSHGHGRLLQTMPQLSPTPNSNSSISSCGSSGSHKAHSMSSVAGRSKTGLGAGIGSREEASSVYSSSLLDKMQDAGLNSLNALSSQVANLPNTVQHMLLTDTVLSHKKREAGPMQQALHNMPHSHPRSRNASAASSTSTVKDGSADGASLDAGADEDSSFMSVGGSSGTKVEREEQFSEGEHGRVRQMSGASSGSETTGYHPPPQNQTQPQSVQAAIAKTVSDSLAKEQRVSELKANEARVPSLSSSPSLGCQSSDAGPISHSTPPVSSSPSSSIPPPPPNCVSEPVLTYNDNRGGRKKTTEVKNEVIKNESEGVVEKRERGSSQMQRDVENTQNGQDKENKLHTASRLHNSEREEKHISEEQLSGVGVIVSARSEGSHSEKTKHPQDNCGEEKQSHSYLRESSSHNGEEGIDLSLYSSQKSNFGRPQNPPQSASHKYGYPESTYGSDLSVKKRGRAGAASVMESNSRYLGYQQSQSGSVAEALVKRGQGAGGKVHEDNSQMQQFPSLLQEVLQGYNLDRRYGRPEQAFPAHLQAQQHIQGRTPYENMRMQGGGTEAGKPTHLSLRHGSEQDFTTDPQIAVKSEVSTANILQNADKLELGVSQSHLQQATESQQRPPKHINLADYSLPQRKVLSNVSTPSSAVQELLLQEPEPLTGTIGQSESQKSSGSILAPSERRSVICDVSPNRRGTPERDRESDREREKSQIGASVIQQPFSSPAAAPDLSKRDTGEKQVMKMETISKDPGPDIVNLQTDRHGRGGANEADMEYHPKSVHSSVVMNADPYRRGNVDMSPVPSHPMGTNPLASPSRHQSYLHSVDLSAGSGSSFPGYRYGETREGNTMPRGNPHFPSHHPYHNLAHQAQSTNKLQMYPHPRLPHHPHEMSDWVKAMNRSSKELMMQPGSSPGRHKVGQSEQRQRMIPQTDMPGEQHAAKTSLHHQGAYFDMKMWESAHPGREGPRMMEGEAFYRTQPPPPPPPVASHGPAPPQMIHGQNAAEPEVPRGATGEAKHPGPPPPSNPAKPPADMNSGPPKVRQSKAGGSGDTNPLILRRRVRSFISPIPAKRQLQDVTQQRAATNSHHSPGAHSESSHHNEEDSTGSDIPCPRLSSPMSGENTYSQPQSPSSANTKVLPPKKGRGLKLEAIVQKITPNIKKPGGHVEDESNHYPGFSHSDAFNDSQDQDLVHFPRVTGGNDSYMDDSHSLNNINPFRGVDETGPLPPSAYPCDPLQTSQALKQQDFDFGLGSSVASASDDKEDYALLGPLPPPPPLPRPVQGSPPPSSSALSDIQHFTNTYQELETRRGEQSAANLLRQKLQESGMGFDDYPGSDYYGTTPPHHSQGQGHMLSRHQMSSGRSSLSPDSKNSDSLVPKGYFPSGKKKGRPVGSVNKQKRAQNQAGLPTQGQSQGQTPNTALSTAPSSPTPSTGAASAPQTELSPSSTPAPAEHPLSDDKITPPLDPPVLTQVVKVDVESEDTQPETEVKPVRRRRRGVKDEDGPLEARGRQRRRRRGGAAAAPSVAKDDPDTPSGAGGGRAFTDSNRKGPFAPHIHVENKVPEIGAVCTIVNAEEEKMKGERSAAAGKAGGSGLDCLLTSALSSHVSKRDKESERRSSDEEETTLQSGKALPPSGFVVSGPVMTETDHSGRLLCCLCQKWANYKHLGDLYGPFYRAEYAAKLPKNQPQVRQGQATTGTNKTGANPDMSSNYLSTIQDSQTPEAQFPKPVTESDYTISLDSNPASLSTPVRTASPAGREDMMMHVAGKLSNAASSYSCSSSSSSSYSSATTTTTTSKTKFLTWDMNPDTRPIPQLKRELDLETDPQQVQKQLQPPPDEALQRPQHRKLTSHPRFKRRHKSSEDSPRMVPSNSKASLPFQPPPPALDSLGPLAQLAQLPQMPLDPEELWVHECCIVWTSGVYLVNGRLYGLQEALDGARETSCSYCEMVGSTLGCHSKGCTLRYHYMCAIEADCSLNEDNYSLRCPKHKSTQSIRPAKSVYLEQSERG
- the tcf20 gene encoding transcription factor 20 isoform X1, which gives rise to MQNFPNSPAPTSLPHGFSGRGGGGPPYPPQPAEPQISPRMTDEYAGMQQQSLLRGHHHPSQASHMLAYSARNRAAVEQPPTQGNIHSGNSTNPYRKDAMDYYFSMGGKERQRRGGIGYGAGFGYPNIEGHVPHQYRHAGSGSAPSSGLMSPYPVEYGSSAGSGGGAGPGAFSPTQQYNMNQNPAMQSVSVSQMQHRQHGQTFPAVHHGQQHRSYPLSGHRMTPQYAHYSPQSGASRGSSGMYSPPPQRYLDGAASTGFDPKVNSSPSVNPTSNSVSSSVAANNVGPMENVQQSYHASSYPGYSPQTHSLHKQSTLQHRNSQHNLGVGYDNSLKMQHQGLSPGSVYAKQPSNPSIPQAASQEIAKSPMHPNAQQTQINQNFSPISNPSPAASAVHSPSCSSSPSPLMGVSEAHGNPSGHGPSQPPPSNPRSSHGHGRLLQTMPQLSPTPNSNSSISSCGSSGSHKAHSMSSVAGRSKTGLGAGIGSREEASSVYSSSLLDKMQDAGLNSLNALSSQVANLPNTVQHMLLTDTVLSHKKREAGPMQQALHNMPHSHPRSRNASAASSTSTVKDGSADGASLDAGADEDSSFMSVGGSSGTKVEREEQFSEGEHGRVRQMSGASSGSETTGYHPPPQNQTQPQSVQAAIAKTVSDSLAKEQRVSELKANEARVPSLSSSPSLGCQSSDAGPISHSTPPVSSSPSSSIPPPPPNCVSEPVLTYNDNRGGRKKTTEVKNEVIKNESEGVVEKRERGSSQMQRDVENTQNGQDKENKLHTASRLHNSEREEKHISEEQLSGVGVIVSARSEGSHSEKTKHPQDNCGEEKQSHSYLRESSSHNGEEGIDLSLYSSQKSNFGRPQNPPQSASHKYGYPESTYGSDLSVKKRGRAGAASVMESNSRYLGYQQSQSGSVAEALVKRGQGAGGKVHEDNSQMQQFPSLLQEVLQGYNLDRRYGRPEQAFPAHLQAQQHIQGRTPYENMRMQGGGTEAGKPTHLSLRHGSEQDFTTDPQIAVKSEVSTANILQNADKLELGVSQSHLQQATESQQRPPKHINLADYSLPQRKVLSNVSTPSSAVQELLLQEPEPLTGTIGQSESQKSSGSILAPSERRSVICDVSPNRRGTPERDRESDREREKSQIGASVIQQPFSSPAAAPDLSKRDTGEKQVMKMETISKDPGPDIVNLQTDRHGRGGANEADMEYHPKSVHSSVVMNADPYRRGNVDMSPVPSHPMGTNPLASPSRHQSYLHSVDLSAGSGSSFPGYRYGETREGNTMPRGNPHFPSHHPYHNLAHQAQSTNKLQMYPHPRLPHHPHEMSDWVKAMNRSSKELMMQPGSSPGRHKVGQSEQRQRMIPQTDMPGEQHAAKTSLHHQGAYFDMKMWESAHPGREGPRMMEGEAFYRTQPPPPPPPVASHGPAPPQMIHGQNAAEPEVPRGATGEAKHPGPPPPSNPAKPPADMNSGPPKVRQSKAGGSGDTNPLILRRRVRSFISPIPAKRQLQDVTQQRAATNSHHSPGAHSESSHHNEEDSTGSDIPCPRLSSPMSGENTYSQPQSPSSANTKVLPPKKGRGLKLEAIVQKITPNIKKPGGHVEDESNHYPGFSHSDAFNDSQDQDLVHFPRVTGGNDSYMDDSHSLNNINPFRGVDETGPLPPSAYPCDPLQTSQALKQQDFDFGLGSSVASASDDKEDYALLGPLPPPPPLPRPVQGSPPPSSSALSDIQHFTNTYQELETRRGEQSAANLLRQKLQESGMGFDDYPGSDYYGTTPPHHSQGQGHMLSRHQMSSGRSSLSPDSKNSDSLVPKGYFPSGKKKGRPVGSVNKQKRAQNQAGLPTQGQSQGQTPNTALSTAPSSPTPSTGAASAPQTELSPSSTPAPAEHPLSDDKITPPLDPPVLTQVVKVDVESEDTQPETEVKPVRRRRRGVKDEDGPLEARGRQRRRRRGGAAAAPSVAKDDPDTPSGAGGGRAFTDSNRKGPFAPHIHVENKVPEIGAVCTIVNAEEEKMKGERSAAAGKAGGSGLDCLLTSALSSHVSKRDKESERRSSDEEETTLQSGKALPPSGFVVSGPVMTETDHSGRLLCCLCQKWANYKHLGDLYGPFYRAEYAAKLPKNQPQVRQGQATTGTNKTGANPDMSSNYLSTIQDSQTPEAQFPKPVTESDYTISLDSNPASLSTPVRTASPAGREDMMMHVAGKLSNAASSYSCSSSSSSSYSSATTTTTTSKTKFLTWDMNPDTRPIPQLKRELDLETDPQQVQKQLQPPPDEALQRPQHRKLTSHPRFKRRHKSSEDSPRMVPSNSKASLPFQPPPPALDSLGPLAQLAQLPQMPLDPEELWVHECCIVWTSGVYLVNGRLYGLQEALDGARETSCSYCEMVGSTLGCHSKGCTLRYHYMCAIEADCSLNEDNYSLRCPKHKVKKESLPRASGPPSQFTWSSQREAERDGEEEETQESGSC